The following DNA comes from Enterocloster bolteae.
TCACGTCTGTGTCCTTTTGCTATTTATATGCTATTTCATGACCTTTTCTTTTGCCAGCTTCTCCATAACCACTGCCGCTTTGGCCAGGTCGCTGTACTTGGTGAACTCAACCGGGCAATGGCTCCGTCCGTCCTTGCTCGGCACAAACAGCATGACTGTGGGAAGTACCTGGCCGATTTCCAGGGCATCATGGCCTGCGCCGCTTAACATCCTCTTGCAGCTGTAGCCCCGCTCCCCGCATTCTTTCTCCATGATATCCAGCATTTCCCCTGAAAGCTCCACAGGAGTTATGGTCAGTTTGTTCTCCATGTCAAAACTGCCGCCATACTCACCAACCGCCCGTTCAAGAGCCTTTCTGATCCTGTTTGTAATATCATTTATATTGTCGTTATTTCTGGAGCGGATATCCACTGTGAACTCCGCTGTATCCGCCACAATGTTCATCCCGCCCGGTATGGTGTTCACATATCCCACCGTAGCAACGGTTCCGTCCGCTTTTTCCCTGGCCCAGTCAGCAATTCTTGAGATAACCTTTGCCGCCGCGTCCACCGGGTCCATCCTCATATCCATGGGTGTGGTTCCTGCATGGTCGGCCCTTCCGTGCACCGTCACCATGTAGCGCTGAATGCCTACGATACAGTCTACCAGTCCAAGCTCTGTGCCTTCCGTATCCAGGACCGGTCCCTGCTCGATATGCGCCTCCAGGAAGCAGCCGATTTTTCCGTCTTCCCAGACAGCTTCTTTGATCCGCTCCGGATCCATGCCGTATTCCTTCATGGCCTCATAGATGGATATACCGTCTTTGTCACGGAATTTCTTCATATAGTCCACATCCCTGTGGCCAAGGATGGCTCCCGAACCAAAATAGCCGGTTCCAAACCGTGTTCCCTCTTCGTCACAGAATCCAACCACCACGAAATCTCTCTTAGGCCTGATTCCTTCTTCTAAAAGGAGACGTGCCACTTCAATGGCGCAGATGACGCCTGCTATCCCATCATAGTCTCCGCCGTTATATACAGAATCATAGTGGGAGCCCATCATGACACAGGGTAATTCGGAGTCCTCACCCTTTAATACCCCAATCACATTGCCGGCAGCGTCTTCCCTCACATCAAGTCCGCTCTCCGTCATCAGCTCCTTTAAATACTCTACGGCCTTCCTGGCCTCTTTTGTGAACGGCAGCCTGGTGCAGCCGTTTCCCGGTGTTGCCGTAAACTGTTTTAAATGCTCCAAATCCCTGGCAATCCTGCCTGTAATCTCCTCAATCACCATTAGTAAACCCTCTCTATTCTTTTTTAGAAACCAACTTGGGTTTCCTCTTATTTCTTTCTGTCTAATACATATACCTTAAACGGCGAGTACAGCATAGCCGCCACCAGCAGGATAAATCCCAACAGGCATGCCCCGTCTCCCTGCATCTTAAGTCCTGTCAGTATCAGGGCAAAGGCCGCCAGGATGGCTGCAAAGGCCACTGTGAGCCTGCCCCCTTTTGTCTTGAAAAATTTCTCTGTCTCCATATGTCATCCTCCTCTGCCCCGGCACTGCCTGCGCGTTATGAAACAGCCACTGATAAAAATACGATAATACCGATTGCCAGCGTCATAATGGTCGTGAAGGGTATGATTCTCTTTAGCACCTGTCCCTCGCTTCCCAGGATTCCCGCTGTGGTAGTCCCCAGGATGATATTGCTGGGGCTGATGGCGCTTCCGATAGAGCCTCCCGCTGTCTGGGCTCCCAGGATTGGCGCCTGGTTCAGATGAAGCAGATTGGCTGTGGTTACCTGAAACTCTCCAAAGAGTATATTAGATGACATATTGCTTCCGGTCATGAACGATCCCACCATTCCCACCAGAGGCGCCAATATGACATAAGTCTTACCAAGTACCCTTGCTATTCCGTCCGCCAGCACACTGGTCTGCCCTGTTCCGCCCATGATTTTGGACATAATGACCAGACCGATGATAGCGATTCCCGACGGCATGGACATGGTTACGGAACGGACAAACACACGCTTTACGCCTCCCGGACGAATCCATCCGTGCCTGCCGAAATACACCAGCCCTGCAATGGATGACAGAAACAGGAACATACTGGCATGGGTAAAGGGCCGCAACGGCGAAAACAGTTCCGTAGCCTGGTTGACGAATCCATACCCCGTGGAAGTCTCTGGAAAGGAAAATCCAATGGACACCTGGTTCAGGAAACGATTTACCGGAGGCACCACTAACACCACCATGGTAACCACCGTCAGCAGGATATAAGGCACAAATGCCTGTACCAGCGTCATGCCGTCCGGCGTCTCCTCCGATGTGCCTGACGCGGCACCACGGTCCATAATCCGGCTGTCCTCCACACTCCACTCCTGTCTGTACATCTTCATTCTGCCTATCAGTATCAGGGCCACCAGGGAGAGACAGGCCGGAAGGAAGCAGGCTATGGTTGTATTGACCCGGGTCAGAAGCAGTTCTCCCCCTCCCTGAATCAGGGACAGGATAAGGAGGGCCGGAAGTCCCTTCCTCACAGCCTTTCCTTTTCCGTAGAACCAGCATATCACCAGACCAATCACCACATTCCACATCCAGATGAACACACCTGCCCAAAAGGCAGCCGCCAGATAGTCAGGCGTACCGGGCACAAGTCCGGTGGACATGGCCAGGGCATCCCAGGCAGCTGCCAGGGTACCGAAGGTATTGCCCCATGCCTGCCCTAATAAAGGTATGATGACCGCGAATACGGGAACTACTCCAATGCCCATGAGCAGGGGAGCTCCCACTGCCACCGGTACACCAAATCCTGTAATTCCCTGGAGAAAGCTCTCCAGTATCCATCCCAGGGCCAGCACCATCAAAAGTTCATTGGGCAAAAGCTTTCTCATCCCGTTGCGGATTACAAGAAAGGCCCGGGCTTCATCCGCCACCTGGTACAGAAGAATCGCAGTCCATACAATCAGCAGGATAATAAGAGCGCTCCATATTCCTTTTGCACTTTCCGCTGCCAGCAACCTGATATCAGCTTTATAGAATACAATGCCGGTAATAATCGTAATGGCCAGCCCCACGGGGGCTGCTTCCGTAGCCCCCCACTGGAACTTAATCATTAACAGCAGCAGGACAATGATTGGCAGACATGCCATTATCCACATAAACAGATTTGTTGGTACGTTCATATTTTATCTCCCGATTACTTATGTATTACTGTCCCCGTGCTGCCGGCGATTCCTTCCGCCGCCTTGTCAAGCAAGGTGATAAGTGTACGCCTGCCTTCCCCAGACTGTGCGAAACGGATGGCTGCCTCGATTTTCGGAAGCATGGACCCCTTGGCAAACTGCTCCTGGGCAATGTACTCCTTGGCCTTATCTACTGTAAGGTCACTGAGCCATTCCTGGTTCTCCCTGCCGAAATTGATGGCTACCTTTTCCACAGCGGTCAGGATAATCAGGTAATCCGCCTCCAGCTCCGCTGCCAGCAGGCTGCTGGCATTGTCCTTGTCAATGACGGCGTTGACTCCCGAGAGCCTGCCATTGTCATTCACCACAGGAATACCGCCTCCGCCGCAGGTAATGACAATATGGCCGGCGTCCACCAGCGTCTCAATGGTCTTGAGCTCCCGGATTTTCATGGGCATGGGGGAGGCCACCACGATGCGGTAACCCCTTCCCGCGTCTTCCATGCAGGGAATCCCGTTTTCCATGTTTTTCCTTGCTTCTTCCTCGGTCAGGAACCTGCCGATGGGTTTTGTGGGATTCTTAAATGCCTCGTCCTCCGGGTCCACCTCCACCTGGGACAGGATCGTGGATACCTTTACATCCATGTTCCTCTTATACAGCTCATACTTGATGGCATTTTGCAGGTCGATGCCGATATACCCCTGGCTCATGGCCACACAGGTCGGCAGCGGTGTTTCCTTGTAATTCTCATAGCTGCAGGCCAGCTGGTCCATGGCATTCTGGATCATGCCCACCTGGGGGCCGTTGCCGTGGGTGATAATCAGGTCCATGCCCTGCTGCACCAGGTCAACAATCACCTCAGCTGTCTTTGCCACTGCCTGCTTCTGCTCTTCGATATCCTTGCCCAGGGCGTTACCGCCCAGGGCAATTACTACTCTTTTTTTATCCATAACCCCATCTCCCTTACATCATAAGCTTAGTCCAAAGAGAACCCCAGTTTCTTCGCGTATGCCGCGATTGCCTTTTCAAAACATGCAATAGGCGGATGTACGGTGCCGGCCCCTATCTGTCCGTAGCCAGCCACCTTATGGGCAATTCCCGTGTTGATGACTGGTGTGATACCCTTTTCCACCACCAGTCTGGCATCAATCCCAAGGCATGTTCCCTGGAAGTTCCAGTTTGGTATGATAAAGTTGGGATTCCGGTCAATGGTGATCTCCGTCATCTCCGTGCTGGTACGAAGCGCGTCCTCGTACCCGCCGGCTCCCACGAATCTGGTAACGGCCGGAGCCGCGATCATGGCCATACCGCCTACGCCGAAGGTCTCTGTGATGGCGCTGTCACCCATATCCGGGCAGGCGTCCTCACCGTCATAACCTGTAAAGTAGAGTCCCTGGGGCGTGTTGACAGGAGCGGTGAACCATTCATCCCCCATGCCGCTTATGCGGATACCGAATTCCACGCCGTTTCTGCACATGGCAGTGACAATGGTGCCGTCGGTTACCTGCCTTGCGGCGTCCATGACGGCCTTACCTGTTGCCATCATGATATTCAGGAAGAACTGGTCTGTATCAGCCAGGAATTTGATGACGTCATAGCGGTCCTTTTCGTCCATATCCATCTTGGTAATCACCGGGCTGACCTCTTTCAGGAAAGCCAGGGACGCCGCAATATTCCTCTGGTGGAACTCGTCTCCCATGGCGATTGCCTTGGCTACAAGAGGATTCACATTCAGTCCGCCTATGGAACGGATGGCCCTTCCAAGGGTTGGTCCCAGCACATCCTTCATCCAC
Coding sequences within:
- a CDS encoding L-lactate permease — its product is MNVPTNLFMWIMACLPIIVLLLLMIKFQWGATEAAPVGLAITIITGIVFYKADIRLLAAESAKGIWSALIILLIVWTAILLYQVADEARAFLVIRNGMRKLLPNELLMVLALGWILESFLQGITGFGVPVAVGAPLLMGIGVVPVFAVIIPLLGQAWGNTFGTLAAAWDALAMSTGLVPGTPDYLAAAFWAGVFIWMWNVVIGLVICWFYGKGKAVRKGLPALLILSLIQGGGELLLTRVNTTIACFLPACLSLVALILIGRMKMYRQEWSVEDSRIMDRGAASGTSEETPDGMTLVQAFVPYILLTVVTMVVLVVPPVNRFLNQVSIGFSFPETSTGYGFVNQATELFSPLRPFTHASMFLFLSSIAGLVYFGRHGWIRPGGVKRVFVRSVTMSMPSGIAIIGLVIMSKIMGGTGQTSVLADGIARVLGKTYVILAPLVGMVGSFMTGSNMSSNILFGEFQVTTANLLHLNQAPILGAQTAGGSIGSAISPSNIILGTTTAGILGSEGQVLKRIIPFTTIMTLAIGIIVFLSVAVS
- the arcC gene encoding carbamate kinase — protein: MDKKRVVIALGGNALGKDIEEQKQAVAKTAEVIVDLVQQGMDLIITHGNGPQVGMIQNAMDQLACSYENYKETPLPTCVAMSQGYIGIDLQNAIKYELYKRNMDVKVSTILSQVEVDPEDEAFKNPTKPIGRFLTEEEARKNMENGIPCMEDAGRGYRIVVASPMPMKIRELKTIETLVDAGHIVITCGGGGIPVVNDNGRLSGVNAVIDKDNASSLLAAELEADYLIILTAVEKVAINFGRENQEWLSDLTVDKAKEYIAQEQFAKGSMLPKIEAAIRFAQSGEGRRTLITLLDKAAEGIAGSTGTVIHK
- a CDS encoding M20 family metallo-hydrolase; translated protein: MVIEEITGRIARDLEHLKQFTATPGNGCTRLPFTKEARKAVEYLKELMTESGLDVREDAAGNVIGVLKGEDSELPCVMMGSHYDSVYNGGDYDGIAGVICAIEVARLLLEEGIRPKRDFVVVGFCDEEGTRFGTGYFGSGAILGHRDVDYMKKFRDKDGISIYEAMKEYGMDPERIKEAVWEDGKIGCFLEAHIEQGPVLDTEGTELGLVDCIVGIQRYMVTVHGRADHAGTTPMDMRMDPVDAAAKVISRIADWAREKADGTVATVGYVNTIPGGMNIVADTAEFTVDIRSRNNDNINDITNRIRKALERAVGEYGGSFDMENKLTITPVELSGEMLDIMEKECGERGYSCKRMLSGAGHDALEIGQVLPTVMLFVPSKDGRSHCPVEFTKYSDLAKAAVVMEKLAKEKVMK